Genomic segment of Catharus ustulatus isolate bCatUst1 chromosome 3, bCatUst1.pri.v2, whole genome shotgun sequence:
CTCCAGTAATAACTTGTAATGCACTAATAACATAGAGGTACTTCTTAATTTATGGTTATAAAACTAAGCTCAGGAAGTTGCGCTTCATCACACAGTATTACAGCCTCCGACTTGTCATAGTGCCCAGGTGAGGCGTTCACAGCCCCATCTGAACTGCCTGCAGCTGCACGTAGCAGCGGGATCTCCATGCAACTTGATGGATACAAACAAACCAGCAACTGGTGTCTCAACCAGAGCAGTGCGGGCTACACTGGGATTTCATGAGAGGCACATCAGGTTCTGCTGCAACTTGTATCAAATGACACTTTATCAGACATGGTGCAAGCCACTGCCATCCTGGTACTCACCCTAAAAGGCTGGTCCGGTATAAATGGAAAGTAAGGAATAGATGATTGCTCTTCCCCCCATTCTCCAGCTACACAAGAGTTTCTGACAAACTGTCTCTCTGTAAACACAGCTTTCAGTTCTATGGCTACATCTGCAGGAGGATCTTCTGATTCCCCACAGGTCAGACTGATGCCAAAGCTGCAACACAAACAGAACAGCTCTCATTCAGCCAGAAAAAAGCGAGTAACTCCCAAATGCCACCAGTCTTATTTCCCAGCTTATTAAAGCCACATAGCGGCACAGGCTGGAAGACAGCTCAGCTTGTTCAGAGCTCTCTGAAAGCTCATCAGGGACACGAACATGGTTATagaatatatatgtgtgtgtgcgcaTGGCGTTATGCATGTATCTGCACACATATGCAGACATGTATGTTTGATACGCTCCTTCACTCCCAAGTGAAAACGGAATCCCTTGAAGAAATGCCCCCTCTATGGGTCAAGGGAGAAATCAGCATGCTATATTTAAAACGATAAAAATAATCCTTTCCAGAAAGGAGGGATCCGTGtggatctgtgtgtgtgtacgtGTGGGTGGCCGCCCCCtttgccccctccccgggcccgGTGCCCCCGGCACGGGCAGCCCTGCCCGGGTGTTACCTCTCGGGGTTGAGGTCCACTATGCCCATAACTAAGATCTTCTTTCCCGGCCTCATTCCTCCTTTGATGTGCCCACAGAAAGGGACGATCTGGAAAGGACAGCGGGAAGGTGGCGAGGGTCAGCTCGGCATCAGCAGCGGCCGCCCTTGTGCAGTCGGAGCTGAGCGGGGGCGGGGGAGAGTAAAGGActtgacaaaataaaatacaccaCCACctccaccagaaaaaaaaaaaaaacaaccaaaaaaaaccccaaaaaaccaaaaccaaacacaaaggTGGTTTACCAGGCGAGGGAAGTACACATCAGCTTGCACCGGCGATCCCAGGGAGTTGTTTAAATGCCCGTCCTCTATTTTCTGCAGGTAAAAAGGAGAGCGCTGAGGCAGGGCCATGCGGAGCCTCCAGCCCGCCCCGCTCCTCAGGTGCCCTGCCTGGCCTCCCAGCCCCGTGCCGGTGCCCACAGCCGCACTCACCAGCGCGTCCCGCTCCGCCACGGTCCCCGCCATCTTGTGGAAGCGGTGGCGCCGGCGCTGGGGACAGGGCGGAGGGcgggggagaaggagggagggagggatggagggagggggggtCTGTGGCAGCCCTGGTGGCGCAGGGGTAGCGGCGTTGCCGGAGCGGAGCCGGTGCAGAAGTAGGAaggcgaggaggaggaggaggaggaagaggaggaggggaggtgGCCGCTGGCACTGCCTCGCCCGGCGGGGAGCCCAGCCGTTGGCCCGAGGGcgagccgggcagggcagggcagggcggggcgggggctgcTGCCGCTTCCTCCGCTccgcggccccgcggcgggGCTGTCCCTCGGCAGGGCTGTCCCTCGGCGAGCGGTGGGAACGCGGCTCCGCTGCGCTGAGGGGACGGCGGTGGGGACGGCGGTGGGCCCGGGCGCCTCACCTGGCGCCTGCAGGTGATGGCTGCCTGGGGAAGGGCCACAGCAGCCCCGCGCCCGTGGTGTCAGGGGTCAGCTTTATGTCCGAGCTTGGACACCTCGGCGAAGAGGGCGTCCTGGGTGACTCCCTTCCTTCAGAGGTGGGGACAATGCTCGGTCCCTCCGAAATGAACCTCCACCCCTCCACCCTCCGTCGTGCCCCGTGGCGAGGACCCTCAGGGCGCTGAGACCCCGAGCGGGGTctgtgggcagagctcaggCCCGAGGGTGAGGGGACTCTCCCGGCTGAGTGCAGCCGCAGCTGCCCGGGGCCCGCCGTGCCTGCAGCCTCCGGCGAGGTGCGGTAATTGCATAAGGCGGGCCGTGCCGGTGAGCTGCCATTGACATGCAGTGGCCGTAGTTATGCAACGCGGCGGTGTCTGCGGCCGTCCCGCTCTGCGGGAGCACGGCGACCTCCGGCCGAGGCCACCGGCGTGCCGCGCAGGGAATCCCCCGCCTTTAGCACATCGGGAGTGACTCGACCCGCCAAACGTGCTGTCATGGCCCTTTTGATGAGTTCAGGGTCCTGGGTGGGGGGAATTGAGGAAGGCTTTCTTCACCACTGGGATATGATGGCATGAGCATTCCTTTAGGAACGTGACACAGCAACTGGATTTggcctgtgctctgctggacCTCATACAGGTGCCTTGGCTTTCCGTGCTTCTTGCTTACACACTGGGCTGGGTTGGTGAATGTCCCTGTCCTTCCTCCTCCAAGGCACTGTGAGGATTAATTACATTGAGTAAAGTGGAGTGGGAGAAGCAAAGTCACTGCAATATTTAGGGTTTCAATATGATGGTGTCTGTTGGGAAACACTTGCAATCAGTGGGTGATGCCATGAGGAATCAAGAGGTACTGAATGTAAGAATAGATTGTGCAAGTGTTTAGACGCTTGGCTATTTTTTTCAATAGTGCCCACTAATTTGGATGTGTTTTCCTCTCTGGATGCCCAGTTGGAAATGGCTCATAGAAGCTCACGTTTGGAAGTCGTGTACTGAAGTCATGGCTTCTTCAGGGTgtaccagcacagctgggcacagaggcAGTGAGCATCCCTGTAACCCAGGTCTCATCACAGGAAaaccactgtttttttcttgccatAACACTGAATGTCTCATCACCACACAGAAAAGCATCTTTCTGAATTTGTAAATAGTGCAGTAACATGAATCCATCACACATCAGAAACAGCTGGCTTTACAGTGGTCAGGTGAGTGCACTCACAAGTTTACCACAAAGTGGAACTGGAATTAGCTTGATGTGTTTCAGCTCCTGTATGCTGCTCACCTCACTCTGAGGATGATGATGCCCACTgcattatgttttctttttctcttggcctaagagagaagagaaatcaTCCTAAGCTTTTGgtattgtattatttttaaatttagttgtATGGTGTTACACATTGTCCAAAGAACTCTTTTCAGAGCCCTTTGTCTTCTCTGCTGTACAGCGGGCCATTTTGTtggataaaatttaaattcattgGACATAAAAATCAGGCCAGCCAGTTGTTTGTGCCAAAGCATGATGTTTTATGAAGGGAGAGGCCATCattatgtatttgttttgtaGCTGGTTTTAAATGaactttttcatttcaaaataattgaaTAGCAAGACTTGTCCATTTGGCTAGCTGCTTTGCCCTTGTGCTTGTCTTTTTGGCATGTTTTCCCCAAATTAGCACAAATGCAGCATTTGTTTTGTTGGCCGTGGATTGACAGGAAGAACCCGCACTGtgaaattttgatggaaaaggGCATTCATGAGTTTTTAAAGCTCTGGTGGCCTCTGTTTCTGTGCTATGCTATAATTTTAGCTTGTAACAGTCCAGGAGGACACTGAAATCCTCTGTATATCCTGAACAATGTGAGGCGACCATAGAGGAGCTCtgcctctgtgtgctgctgtctTGCCTGCTGTCACTCCTGTAGTTTCTCTGAGGGAAGTGTTCTCCAACAGAAGATTacctgcatttcccagcagtCCATGGAGCAGGATTCCATGTCTGGGCAGCAATGTGCCTCTAACCCATGGAGAGGCTTCCTTGGGACCCACCTTCCCAGAAGGTTCCCCTCTGCAAAGAGCTGCAAAGTAAGTGCTGCACCTAAGCTTCTCTATTTGTTCTTCTGAAAAAGGAGAGGTCTGAGCCAAATCTGTTCCCTCACCCAAGTAGTCCTTGTTAAATCATCTGCACAAAATAGCCCCcattcagtatttttaacaGCTTTCTTGGCAGGGAAGCTCTTGAGCTATCATACTTGAGGGCCTGAGCTTGCAGACCTTGTGGCAGTAGCTGGAGCAACATGATAAATATTTGTGCACCACTGAAAGGATGCTGAGGTACAGCCTACCAAACTTGTCTGGCTGACCAAGTGCAAAAAAACCTTGTGGATAGGTATTGTCTTCCTTTTCTGGGTTTGTACAGCCTTTTGCACAGTGGGCGCCTGGGACTCTTGAAATGCAGAGAATCAtataaagattaaaaagaagTGACATGGTGTGAGCATCATTTGGCAGCAGTTAATGAcatgcccagcccagccaccaAAGCCGTTGCTGAGAACTGGCAAACCCAGAACTTCATCTTAATCCCAGCACCTTGTATCTTGCAGCCACTCCCTTTGATGATTTGAAAAGGTGTATCTAATTCTTAGCTGGCCTTCACGGGCAAGGAATGCAGCACGATTGCAAATTTGGTGTGGTATAATTACCCTGCCTTTCTTGCCCCATTACCACTGACATTACTCTCCTCATACCTGGGTTTATAGGCTGACTTGTAGAACCTCTCcggtttgttttgcttttttaatgacAATGTTGAGAGGATGGGAGGTGTTTGCTGGTTTCATGGAAGCTTCCTTTGGTTTCTGGGTGGCAGGGCACCCCACTCCTTGTTTTTGTAAGACTCGGAAAAAGCTGAGTAATACAATAAAGGAGAATGTCTGGGAATAAATGTGATTCGGTGATTGGAGCCAAGTGTTTAATAGTTCAGAGGAAATGCTCCTTTTCAGAATTACACCTGAATGGCAGTGCTGATAAACAATTATTTGGGTTGTGTGGTaccttttttttaccttgtaGCTTTGCCCCTGCAAATCCTCAGTTAGAGGGGTTTTTTCAGGTGTAAGTTTACCCTGGGCAGGATGTCCAAAGCAGGACTTGGGAGAGGATGGTACTGACAATTACAGGGGTTTGATAGGGACAGGGggctggaaagcagagcaggagatgtTATACATGCCCTCTTGCTGCATGGCTTCAAAGTGTTCCGAGGACAGGTTCCTCTGGCACTCTGCACCGAGGTCGAACCATGGGGTGCTGTGTTCTGGTGGAGATGTCCCTGATCCTGCCCTCCCATGCTCACCCGTGGGAAAGACAAGTGACAATTATCAGCATGGACAGCGTGGAGGGAGTGTTCAGCAGCCTGTGTGCTTTCACAGACTTGTCTGTCACATCCCCGTGGATGGAGGAGGAAACCTGAGGCCAGCACCCCTCTCTTGACATTTATTTCATGTGACTTCACTGCTTCTTGTTGCCCCCGAATTATTGCAGTCAAGGGTTTTGCCCTTAGGGTTTGAACTCTGGCTGTGCATGAACCCCCTGGAGAAGTTGGTTTTCTGGGGCTCCCAGTAACAGATGGTGTTTAAGGAGATGGTCCTGGTGGCTGAGTCTCTTGGTCACACACAGAACTGCTGCCCATCTGGTGCAGAACATGTGTGTATCAGAAACATCTGTCTTGAAGGCTGTTTACTGAAGTTTGCCCCAGGATCTGAAGGCATGTGCATAAATGCATGTCAGATACAGTGGAAGCCACCTCCAGCTCACTGCTTCCTCTCCTTTTAGCAAACAGAGCACCAAACTTCACCCAcagctccctctgtcccctggaCCAGCTCTGGGTGTTGTGTGAGAGGAAGGGGCTGGCTGGGGGAGAAGAGCAGGGAGGTCACCATGAAGACATGACATTTGTTACACTTTCCCACTGGCTCCTGCATTGCTGATTTTGGGTGACTCGTGGTTCCCACATCCAAGAGGCAGGCATGAGAGATTCCCAACTTGGCCCATGTCACACAGAGGGCAGAGGGAGCCCAAGCTTGGGCAGCACCTCTGTCCTGCCACCATGCCCTTCCCCACGAGTGCAAAGacccctctctgctctctttctggggggcagcagggcctAAGGCTGTTTCTGCTCTCTTTCTGAAATGGAAAGAGCAGTGGGTGGACACAGTGCTGGGGTAAgctgggggatgctgcagccatAGCTGGGTAGGGGAAACACAGCtccccagctggggagaggtgtccctgtggctgcagcaagccttgggcagagctgcctgacAAGAGAGAAGAGATGGCTTCATGGAGCTCAGCTTACTCCATGTccattcctgctgcacaggaCACTACAAGGACCCAAGAGAGCCTGGGCAACCCACCTGGAGTTGAGCTGTCTCCATGTCATTGAGAGTCTCTGCTCTGGGCTTAGTCACTGGTACTagtgctccagctgagcagtAGAGGCACCACTGCACACGTTCTCCTACTCCTGTCTTTCCTAGTGGAGTccagccagtgctgggagccTGGAGAAACTGGTGGAGGCCAGCAGATGACAGTGGGAGACTTactgctggctctggctgtgctgtggtaCAGGGATGTGCAGCCAGTGGAGTGAGCTtgtgtgggagggagggaaggggtaTCCCATGGTGCCAgtcagagagatggagaggtCTGGggagccaccagcagcactgtTAGGCTCACTGGCAATACTGGGAGAAAATCTGTCATGGAGGACAGAGagcctgggagcacagagagtcctggctctgctgtgctcagtcTGCTTGTGCCAGGTAAAAACTCATCAGTGGCTCTTTCTACTGAGGGGCTGCTCTCCCAAAGGGAACAAAATCCTGCCTCCTTCTGCCTTTCGGATTTTCTCAGAGTTCTGTGACTCAGTTGCTGCAGGTGCTGATTCATGTTCAGCTGATGAAGTGCTGTGCCTCCTGCACCCCCCCAGTTGATGTCCATGATAAAATGGTCTTACCTCTCTTCTGACTGTTGACACAAGGTTTTCTGGAGTGGGGAGCTGTTTGGGGATGAATCCTGAGGGAGGATTGAGTTTGGGATCATTCCTTGTCCCAGCATCCTTCCTAACAGGCAGCTGGTTTGAGCTGAGATGCTTTAGGAGACAAACCGAAGCAGAGCATCCCACCCAAGTGTGGAAGGTAAGGGACCTGTGGAGGTCTGCTGGTCCAGCATCTGCCCCAGCAGGATTCCCCAGAGCAGGCGGGCCAGGTACCATGTCCTGCTGAGTTTCGGGGATGTCCTTAGAGCAGCGCCACATGATCAGAGTGAGGGCGGGACATAGGCAGGGCATGGTGCCAGGAAGGGCTGTTATGGATTAGAGAACCTGGGTGTTCAAAACCTAATGAATTAAGTGGTGAATGAGTGAAATGACATGTTAGATTCCTATGCACAAAGGGGATTGAGCCTTTATTTGCCAgggttttctgtttgctttcctaATGAGCTCATAAAATATAGTTGAATTTATGAAGTACCTTCTACTGCAAAGATGAGGTTTCCAAACATACCATGACACTGCTCAGTCCAGAAGAGACTTTCTGTAACTTTTCACTGTCTGCAGGACAGGGTGGGGGCTATCCACTATTTTGAAAAGCTCTTTGGGGAATATTCTTcatctgtaattaaaaaaacctgcctTAATATTCTTgcctttaaaatactttctgtaAATGAAATGAGGAACATGGGAatctcatttttatgttttaattggTGGCCCCAGCAGTTCAAGTAATATGCAGAGCAAATTCTGCACTTAGTCATATGTGGGCAGTGCAGTCCCTTCTGGATTTCCTGGACACCACTGGTTTGTCCAAAGTGGTTTGCTGGTTTTGGTGCATTAGGAGCAGAGACAGCCTTTGAGTCCTGAACATCTGCAGGCACAGCGTGAGACTCACAACTtgtctttcttctctttatcATTCAACATTGCCTTCAGAAGATCCCATTCAATCAGCACATCTGCCTAGGCTGGGAACAAGGCCATTCCTGTGAAGACAGGGATAGATGGGAACTGTGCTGAGTGGCTGATCCAGCCAGGTTTTCCAGCCTGTGCACGTGGGCTTCAGGTGCTGCATTCTCACCCACACTTGTTGCAGTCTGAACTCCTCTTCCTGTCTGGGTCATGTGAGGTACCCTCCATGAGCAGCACTTTGCTCTTACAGGCATCCTGCTGTGCATTGCAGCAGTTCAGAACTAAATAATTTATCTAGGAAGAATGTTTTCTACATGACttagaaaatggaagagaagaGGAATATTGCAACAGCAAACTGCAGGGTGGACAAATGCATTCTACCTCTCAGTTTCTGAGCATTGCATTTTGCcacttttgtttcaaaattgcTTTCTCTCCAATAATTATCTTCAAAAGAGAAAGCTGATCCCAAGtgttcccccttttttttttcttttcttttatatgtACATTTTAGGGTGGTTCattgatttccatttttaataataaaagtgaataaacaaaagagaaaagcccCACAGCGATATATTACCTAGTacttaaaatacagagaatgCTCATATGTGCCACAGCACACTTCATCTGTGGACATCAAAGTGTCTCACAGAGGTCGTAATCCTCATTTCCAAGATGAGGAAACAGAGGTGCTGAGAGAGAAAGTGGCTTAGCAGGTCAGTGACAAAGCAGGGCAAGAGTCCCCTGAGCCCGTACTACAGGCAGAGGTGAGGGAGCAAAGAACAAACCTGTCCTCACCTAATCAGGACAACTGAGTCCCAAGTGCGGTGaaggcacagtgacactgcagggagAACACCAAATCATGCCACAAGCCATAGAGCCAGCAAAGCCTGGTTTCTTCCAGTTTTGTGTCTACTCCAGTAGTCCAGGGTTGTCTGCTCTTGGCCTTTGATGTCACAATAATGGAGTTCCACTTGTCTTTCACCAAGGGCACTGGGGGAGTTTGACTTCTCagatttttgtctgttttcccaGAACTTTGGGGTACTTGAGAATTTTTGAGCCTTTCTGTTGTCTGTGATCACTGAAGCAGTGGAGTCACAAATAACACATCCTTTCATGTACACACAGGCATGTTGGTCTTGGCATTGCAGTTGAGGGTTGCCTTATCCTATGGAACTACTCAATCACTCAGCACTTTAATGCTGCAGATCTGTGGCTTGAACATTTTCTATTCTGTAACAGAGTTCTGGAAGTGGATAAAGGGTGGCGCAGTAAGGATGTTCACGATGTTGGTTCAGTAACCGCTTACGGGAAAATGTTTCCCAAGGGGAGAGACAAAATTGGACTTTCAGCTGTATAGCTTCAACTTATTTGAGCCCTGAGAGGCTCACAACACAGTAAGACTCATTCATGTTGTTCATTTGATGAATAACTTGAGTGAGAAGGTTTCTTCATGCCTGCAGCCATGCCCCCTTGGGTCATGGTCCTCTCACATCTTGTTACCCAAGGAAGGAGAGATTCAATGGGAATTTTGGTGGGAAGATCTAACATAGCAGGCTGTAAACTGTCTTGATTTGTAAACTCTGGAAATACTCTGGTGTGGCTGTTCGGCTTCCTTGACGGTAAATTGAAACCTGCTGATAAGAGATTGGCTTTCTTAACTTTAAAAGACCTGTTAAAAGTAGGCCATAGGTGCCACAGGTCCGCTACCCAAAAACTGAAGGCACTTGCTCTAAAGAGTCCCCCTGGTGTTTCAGGAGTGCTTCTAATGGCTAAGAAGAGAGCATCGTGCTCTCTGAGGACTAGATGACAGCTGCTGGATGAGCGGCATGAGTTTCATGGTGTGATATGGCCATAAGTTAATTAAAGGTTTTGGAGTATTCTCCATAAGGGGATTTACCTCTGAAACATAGACACAATTTGGGAGATTGTCCCATAGTAGGAAGCAGGATGGTTTATCTGGAGGGGAAGGCCCTCACACATTAGCTACTAGTCCACTGGCTCTCTACTGAATGTTTTACATCCCCAGGTGCTTTATTAATCTTCCCTTAATACTAAGACTTTTTGCTGATTATCAATATGCTCCTTGGACTAGTAAGGCTTTACTGGCTGTTGTTCAAAACAATTACTTGGACAACATACACAAATGGAGGAATACCTGAAGACCCCTCTTCTTCAAACCTTACCAGAAGAATATTCTTTTTACTGGGCTAGGTGTACTTGGTCCTCCATCTCTTCTGTGTCAGGAACTATTTTTCATTGGCTGCGCAGTGGTCTGATGTGAAGATGAGCCAAGAcatctttccttccctccagccagTGTGGGTGCTTTGACAGGATGTGCTGGATTGATCTCAGACTGAAGGTGAGATCAAGGTGCCTTGCCTTTGGTGAGCATCACAGTGCCCTTGGTTGATACACTGCATCTGGGCATGACAATATGAGAAATAAAGCAAGGAACAATTCTCTTTTGTTCCCATGTACCAGTGGGATTCAAAATCCagctggaggaggcaggaggtgcATTTTATTAGTGTTTAGTGTTGGCCATTTTAGGTGTTAATTGCAATTACCCAGCAATTATGGTACCTCATATTGGAGGTGTAGGTGAGTAACTGGGGATTGGGTATTTCCCTGCTGGATCCAGACACAGGAGATGCCTCCAGAAGGGAGGTGTAGGAGTTTCTGTCACCACACCTAAATCCCTTGTCAGTTGTAGGCCAGAGTGCCCAGGGTAATTAATTGTTAATGATGGAGGAGCTGCATTGTTTGTCCACTGAATAAATAAAGCatattttccagctgtttcctcCTCCAAGTCTCTCTCAGCTCCTTCCAACTTCCCCACATCATTCCCTTTTTCTAATCTCCCCATCTTTTCTGTGAATTTATTCTGCTGTTTCAGCTTTGGTGGGCAATTCCCAGGGTGACAGAGGGCAACCTGAATGTCCCCATACATCCCCCTTCCCAAAATCATCTGTGTCAAAAACTGatggttttgcctttttgcaATGATCACATTTAATTATTAGTTACATATTGAGGTCAGCAGCCACTCCTATCCCTAAAGAAGCTCTATGCCTTTTACACAAGTGGAGCTGGAGGGCAAGAGCATTTAATGATCAGACCATCTGCAGAAGAATTGACCTTTCCATTTGTCCTTCAAAGCCAAGGTTGCCGTATTTTCCTAGAACCCCTGACCCATATAGCAAGTTGGTGTCCTAGTAGGATGGCTGGTCCCAAGGTGCCCATGTTTCCTGCCACCTGTTTCAGAAACTGCCATGGTTTCAGCATCCTTGTGGAAAACAATTCAGTCATTCCATCAGGTCTTTCCAAAAGCAGGAATGCAGCATAATGGGACACACCAAAACCCATTCTGAAAGCAGTGCACCAGTTAAATGGACAGACCCTGAGGACACTCTGAATCAATATGTAATAACAGTGGTGCTGTATGAAGCTTCCATTccatcagagcagctctgtgacatTGATTTGTGCCAGAGAATAACTGGGAAGCTTTTCTCTCTGTAAATCCACTTCCTAACCTGGCAGACTTTTACAGCATGGAAGTGTCTATGTGATATTAGTTCTAGTTTCTCCCATGTGTTTTGACAGGGATATGTATCTAGTTCTCTTTGTTGAGAGTACATCTCCTTTAGaggtgttggggtttttttttccctagaagagctttacttggaaaaaaacttAATGACAGTTTTATGATGTTCAAATATTAGAGTATTTTCTTAGAAAAGGTACATGTGTTTTTTCGAGCATAAAAACGCATGTGTGTGCAGGATTCTGGGAATCAGTAGAAATTATGTTAGCAagaacatggatttttttcatatattgggAAAGCCAGTCCTACCATTGAATATAACTCTAAACAAAAATAAGCTGGGTAGTGTTTTTCTCTCATAGGCCACCCAATTTAGAAGTGTTTTCACCATCACCATATCAACAAGGACAACTGTGAGAAGTCAAGTGTGTTGGAGTCAGACTCATCTCACCATCTTCAGCTGTCCAACTTCAGCACCATCAACTCAACACTGAGACTTTCTGTATAAAGGAATTTCAGATGGAATGAACCATCATGGTTTCTGTGGAAATATGAGGTCTGCAATTATCTATTTCTATCCACAGGGTTTTAAGGGAGCCCAGAACTGCCGCTTACAGTGTAAATACCCAGTATCAGCCTAGATAAATCCTGTGTTTGACCCCTGAGATACTCAGTAGGTCTCCAGACTCCCAGTCTCACCTCCCACTCACCTGGGTACAGTGCacactgtatatatatatagcaccagtccctgctcagcctgtcTTAATTAATAACAGCTTTATTATCTGATAGGGACCCACCAGAAGATAACCTGTGACACAGAAGGCTCCTGCCCTGAGGATGTTTCCCTTCAGACAGATGGCAAGCAGAAAATATGCCAGAAATGCTCTGCCTCAGAAGGTTCCCTTTCAGGCATTGGTGGCTGGTGTGGGCACCACTTACAGAAGAGGTCTTCAAGGCCAAGGCAGCACGGAAAACCCTCAAgggaaaaacaagggaaaaagaCCCAAGCAATTAGTATTCTCCAGAGAGGGTTTTATTTCAGCTCCTTGCTCTCCCTCTTTGCT
This window contains:
- the LGALSL gene encoding galectin-related protein, which encodes MAGTVAERDALKIEDGHLNNSLGSPVQADVYFPRLIVPFCGHIKGGMRPGKKILVMGIVDLNPESFGISLTCGESEDPPADVAIELKAVFTERQFVRNSCVAGEWGEEQSSIPYFPFIPDQPFRVEILCEHPRFRIFVDGHQLFDFYHRIETLSAIDTIKINGDLQLTKLG